From a single Kitasatospora azatica KCTC 9699 genomic region:
- a CDS encoding SPFH domain-containing protein, translating to MDVPRDPSLRTLAGATPLPKTALPATVGPQLVDTRAELASRRPPKADPDLRECPAFALPGWVALLALLLATASITLVLAQTGVIPHFADTLPDLRTEAVREAGGPVVTDGALAAVSGAGLVLLVALAGLLANAAGQTRVVSRWGRYRGTVRRAGLVWVNPLLRRRRVDVRLRHWRSEPVQVTDRTGTPILVRLLVVWRIKDTARAVFGVRDHEAYLREQIHAVLNRTASTLPCDSDAGPGPALRDGQWFADELTRSLAAEAAPAGLEVYSVQPLALEYAPEVAESMRRRRLADLDAGLRTVLVDDAVEAAALAVRRLERATAHELDRAARSALMEQLLVAFVAPAGVTSTVPAPAARPVTKNGVRKEGNRA from the coding sequence ATGGACGTCCCCCGCGACCCCTCCCTTCGTACGCTCGCCGGGGCCACCCCACTCCCCAAGACGGCGCTGCCCGCCACCGTCGGTCCACAGCTTGTGGATACCCGCGCCGAGCTCGCCAGCCGCCGCCCGCCGAAGGCCGACCCGGACCTGCGGGAGTGTCCGGCCTTCGCCCTGCCCGGCTGGGTCGCGCTGCTGGCGCTGCTGCTCGCGACGGCCTCGATCACCCTGGTGCTCGCCCAGACCGGGGTGATCCCGCACTTCGCCGACACCCTGCCGGACCTGCGCACCGAGGCCGTCCGCGAGGCCGGCGGGCCGGTGGTCACCGACGGGGCGCTGGCCGCCGTGAGCGGTGCCGGGCTGGTCCTGCTGGTCGCGCTCGCCGGGCTGCTCGCCAACGCGGCCGGCCAGACCCGGGTGGTCAGCCGCTGGGGGCGCTACCGGGGCACCGTCCGCCGGGCCGGGCTGGTCTGGGTGAACCCGCTGCTGCGGCGTCGGCGGGTGGACGTCCGGCTGCGGCACTGGCGCAGCGAACCGGTGCAGGTCACCGACCGCACGGGGACGCCGATCCTGGTCCGGCTGCTGGTGGTCTGGCGGATCAAGGACACCGCCCGCGCGGTCTTCGGGGTCCGCGATCACGAGGCCTACCTGCGCGAGCAGATCCACGCCGTGCTCAACCGGACCGCCAGCACCCTGCCCTGCGACAGCGACGCGGGGCCCGGACCGGCGCTGCGCGACGGACAGTGGTTCGCCGACGAGCTCACCCGCTCGCTGGCCGCCGAGGCCGCGCCGGCCGGTCTGGAGGTGTACTCGGTGCAGCCGCTGGCCCTGGAGTACGCGCCGGAGGTGGCCGAGTCGATGCGCCGGCGCCGACTGGCCGACCTGGACGCGGGGCTGCGCACGGTGCTGGTGGACGACGCGGTGGAGGCCGCCGCGCTCGCCGTGCGGCGGCTGGAGCGAGCCACCGCCCATGAGCTGGACAGGGCGGCTCGCAGTGCGCTGATGGAGCAGCTGCTGGTGGCCTTCGTCGCACCGGCGGGGGTGACGAGCACCGTACCGGCGCCCGCCGCCCGGCCGGTCACCAAGAACGGGGTCCGCAAGGAAGGAAATCGAGCATGA
- a CDS encoding C40 family peptidase codes for MRIATDPALIGFDERIGELAAPQECGCPHCARRASLRTGEPSGRAGRISAMGITVRSTCLATTVLAGAGVIGLGLGAGTANAEPAPSHAGWDGTRYWFKNESGAWRWTVHYDTYLNRTGGGSAKATATDDGMRQGWDGSRYWFKNEAGEWRYTAYYDTYLSRTGGGSTSATATDSATATDDGMRQGWDGSRYWFKNEAGEWRYTVHYDTYLSRTSGASSTATQQSSTSSTSSTEPAIAYALAQLGKPYVWGGDGPYGYDCSGLVQQAYLRAGIELPRVADDQYAATTPIGSGQLRRGDLIFWSDSSRASGIHHVAIYLGDSQYIEAPRPGKNVRISTLNSGYYPTHLGRP; via the coding sequence ATGAGGATAGCCACCGACCCCGCCCTGATCGGCTTCGACGAGCGGATCGGCGAGCTGGCGGCGCCGCAGGAGTGTGGCTGCCCGCACTGCGCCCGCCGGGCGAGCCTGCGCACGGGCGAACCGTCGGGGCGCGCGGGCCGAATATCCGCGATGGGCATCACGGTCCGCAGCACCTGTCTGGCCACCACCGTCCTCGCGGGCGCCGGTGTGATCGGGCTCGGCCTCGGCGCCGGGACGGCCAACGCGGAACCCGCGCCCAGCCACGCGGGGTGGGACGGCACCCGCTACTGGTTCAAGAACGAGAGCGGCGCCTGGCGCTGGACCGTCCACTACGACACCTACCTGAACCGCACCGGCGGCGGCTCCGCCAAGGCCACCGCTACCGACGACGGCATGAGGCAGGGGTGGGACGGTTCCCGCTACTGGTTCAAGAACGAGGCCGGCGAGTGGCGGTACACCGCCTACTACGACACGTATCTGAGCCGGACCGGCGGCGGCTCCACCAGTGCCACCGCGACCGACAGTGCCACCGCCACCGACGACGGCATGAGGCAGGGGTGGGACGGCTCGCGCTACTGGTTCAAGAACGAGGCGGGCGAGTGGCGGTACACCGTCCACTACGACACCTATCTGAGCCGGACCTCGGGTGCGAGCAGCACGGCGACCCAGCAGTCGAGCACCAGCAGCACGAGCAGCACCGAGCCCGCCATCGCCTACGCGCTCGCCCAGCTCGGCAAGCCGTACGTCTGGGGCGGCGACGGTCCGTACGGCTACGACTGCTCGGGCCTGGTCCAGCAGGCCTATCTGCGGGCCGGGATCGAGCTGCCGCGGGTCGCCGACGACCAGTACGCGGCGACCACCCCGATCGGTTCCGGTCAGCTGCGCCGCGGCGATCTGATCTTCTGGTCGGACAGCAGTCGGGCCTCGGGCATCCACCACGTGGCGATCTACCTGGGTGACAGCCAGTACATCGAGGCGCCGCGCCCGGGCAAGAACGTCCGGATCTCCACCCTCAACAGCGGCTACTACCCGACCCACCTGGGCCGGCCGTAG
- a CDS encoding endo alpha-1,4 polygalactosaminidase, translating into MTRRTPILLAALTLTTALLATACGSDGGGDDGDETAAPQPVPSASAGSSDSPSASSTAPTGTPSPSGSSGSPSPSPSGSASASGSASGSPSGSASPGKAIWHPAPGTTWQWQLGGSVDQSVDAPVYDIDGFENSAAVVASLHAKGRKVICYVNAGSWEDFRPDAGAFPNAVRGSGNGWKGEKWFDIRQLDVLRPLLGKRFDMCKEKGFDAIEPDLLDAYANNSGFPLTADQQLAFDKMVAALAHDRGLGVALKNDLDQIPALVGDFDFAVNEQCAEYSECDKLTPFIQQGKAVLNVEYNVPTSQFCDQSRRLKLSSMAKHLELDAWRQPC; encoded by the coding sequence GTGACCCGTCGTACGCCCATCCTGCTGGCGGCCCTGACCCTGACCACCGCGCTGCTCGCCACCGCCTGCGGCAGCGACGGCGGTGGCGACGACGGGGACGAGACGGCGGCGCCGCAGCCGGTGCCGTCGGCCTCGGCCGGCAGCTCGGACTCGCCGTCCGCCTCGAGCACGGCTCCGACCGGCACCCCTTCGCCCAGCGGGTCGTCCGGCTCGCCCAGCCCGTCACCGTCCGGCTCGGCCTCGGCCTCGGGCTCGGCCTCGGGCTCGCCGTCCGGGTCGGCCTCCCCCGGCAAGGCGATCTGGCACCCCGCGCCCGGCACCACCTGGCAGTGGCAACTCGGTGGCTCGGTCGACCAGTCCGTGGACGCCCCGGTCTACGACATCGACGGCTTCGAGAACAGCGCCGCCGTGGTCGCCTCGCTGCACGCCAAGGGCCGCAAGGTGATCTGCTACGTCAACGCCGGTTCCTGGGAGGACTTCCGCCCGGACGCCGGCGCCTTCCCCAACGCGGTGCGCGGCTCCGGCAACGGGTGGAAGGGCGAGAAGTGGTTCGACATCCGCCAACTGGACGTGCTGCGCCCGCTGCTGGGCAAGCGTTTCGACATGTGCAAGGAGAAGGGCTTCGACGCGATCGAGCCCGACCTGCTGGACGCCTACGCCAACAACTCCGGCTTCCCGCTCACCGCGGACCAGCAGCTCGCCTTCGACAAGATGGTGGCAGCACTCGCCCACGACCGGGGCCTGGGTGTCGCCCTCAAGAACGACCTCGACCAGATCCCGGCCCTGGTGGGCGACTTCGACTTCGCGGTCAACGAGCAGTGCGCCGAGTACTCGGAGTGCGACAAGCTCACGCCGTTCATCCAGCAGGGCAAGGCCGTGCTGAACGTCGAGTACAACGTGCCGACCAGCCAGTTCTGCGACCAGTCGCGCAGACTCAAGCTCAGCTCGATGGCCAAGCACCTGGAGCTGGACGCCTGGCGCCAGCCCTGCTGA
- a CDS encoding spherulation-specific family 4 protein, which translates to MIGTAMTGAATTGTAPTAGRLLVPLYVHPAVDPAAWQAVAAAGPGAVRAVVLNVANGPGPAPDPAFVQAAKELTAAGIELLGYVDTDYGTRPHAEVVADLLTHRQWYGTTGVYFDQAASHPAAVPHYRRLAVAARAAGCHTVVLGHGNHPEPEYAEPELSDLLVTFEGSLSRYEDLVLPLWTGHHPAERFCHLVYEVPAGRAEAAGTLLASRRAGAGCLVPGGGENPWDTLPYGLAPAVPPAATGTPATPSPPNPTDPECSL; encoded by the coding sequence ATGATCGGCACTGCGATGACCGGCGCCGCCACGACCGGCACCGCCCCGACCGCCGGCCGCCTGCTGGTGCCGCTGTACGTCCACCCCGCGGTGGACCCGGCGGCCTGGCAGGCGGTGGCGGCCGCCGGGCCGGGCGCCGTGCGGGCCGTGGTGCTCAATGTCGCCAACGGCCCGGGCCCGGCGCCCGACCCGGCGTTCGTGCAGGCCGCGAAGGAGCTCACCGCGGCCGGCATCGAGCTGCTCGGCTACGTGGACACCGACTACGGCACCCGACCGCACGCCGAGGTGGTGGCCGACCTGCTGACCCACCGTCAGTGGTACGGCACCACCGGCGTGTACTTCGACCAGGCCGCCAGCCACCCGGCGGCCGTCCCGCACTACCGCCGGCTCGCCGTCGCGGCCCGTGCGGCCGGCTGCCACACAGTGGTCCTCGGCCACGGCAACCACCCCGAGCCGGAGTACGCCGAGCCCGAGTTGAGCGACCTGCTGGTCACCTTCGAGGGCAGCCTGAGCCGGTACGAGGACCTGGTGCTGCCGCTGTGGACCGGACACCACCCGGCCGAGCGGTTCTGCCACCTGGTCTACGAAGTCCCCGCCGGCCGGGCCGAGGCGGCGGGCACCCTGCTCGCCTCCCGCCGGGCCGGCGCCGGCTGCCTGGTGCCCGGGGGCGGGGAGAACCCCTGGGATACGCTGCCGTACGGGCTCGCACCCGCTGTTCCACCCGCCGCCACGGGAACTCCCGCCACTCCATCACCACCGAACCCGACTGATCCGGAGTGCTCGCTGTGA
- a CDS encoding NAD-dependent epimerase/dehydratase family protein — translation MRILLLGADGFLGRHVALALRALPAAELRTAGRRPDHDLHLDLTTCQVKELAADLASLAPAAVVNCAGAVSGSALHQTEVNARGPAVLAEAIQLACPTARLVHLGSAGEYGPAEPGSSLTELDQARPAGIYGVTKLAGTLAVAESAVDAVVLRVFNPVGPGAPAASLPGRLAAELAAGPGEAVTLGDLSAHRDFVDARDVAAAVVAAVLAPAPLPRILNIAGGRAQPVRAVAEGLVAAAGYTGRLAETGSGSERSAAVSWQQADISAATAALDWRPGFELADSLRDLWSSVTRDAGRR, via the coding sequence GTGAGGATCCTGCTGCTCGGCGCGGACGGGTTCCTCGGCCGGCATGTCGCACTCGCGCTGCGGGCCCTGCCCGCGGCCGAGTTGCGCACCGCCGGCCGGCGGCCCGACCACGACCTCCACCTCGATCTGACGACCTGTCAGGTCAAGGAACTCGCAGCCGACCTGGCGTCCCTTGCGCCGGCCGCGGTGGTCAACTGCGCGGGGGCCGTGTCCGGTTCCGCGCTGCATCAGACGGAGGTCAACGCCCGAGGTCCGGCCGTGCTCGCCGAGGCCATCCAACTCGCCTGCCCGACAGCGCGGTTGGTGCACCTCGGCTCGGCCGGCGAGTACGGACCGGCCGAGCCCGGCAGCTCGCTGACCGAGCTCGACCAGGCCCGGCCGGCCGGGATCTACGGCGTCACCAAACTGGCCGGCACCCTGGCGGTGGCCGAGTCGGCAGTGGACGCGGTGGTGCTGCGGGTCTTCAACCCGGTCGGCCCGGGCGCGCCCGCGGCCTCGCTGCCCGGTCGGCTCGCCGCCGAACTGGCGGCCGGGCCGGGCGAGGCGGTGACCCTCGGCGACCTGTCCGCGCACCGCGACTTCGTGGACGCCCGCGATGTCGCGGCCGCGGTGGTGGCCGCCGTGCTGGCACCCGCCCCGCTGCCCAGGATCCTCAACATCGCCGGCGGCCGGGCCCAGCCCGTCCGGGCGGTGGCGGAGGGCCTGGTGGCGGCCGCCGGCTACACCGGGCGGCTGGCCGAGACCGGCAGCGGCTCCGAGCGGTCGGCCGCGGTCTCCTGGCAGCAGGCCGACATCTCGGCGGCCACGGCCGCGCTCGACTGGCGGCCGGGATTCGAGCTGGCCGACAGCCTGCGCGACCTCTGGTCGTCCGTCACCCGGGACGCCGGCCGGAGATGA
- a CDS encoding SDR family NAD(P)-dependent oxidoreductase: MTTVAVTGAEGFIGSHLVEHLVAHGHRVRAMVQYNSFSSFGWLETLEADTLDSVDIVLGDVRDPGSVNGLVKGVEAVYHLAALIAIPYSYQAPHSYIDTNVTGTLNVLEAVRHLDVPRLVHTSTSETYGTAQTVPITEDHPINTQSPYAASKAGGDRLADSYHASFDTPVVTLRPFNTFGPRQSMRAVIPTVIAQIAAGTREITLGDLRPTRDFMFVKDTAAAFHAVGTAPAETVVGRTFNAGTGGEISVGDLVTLVGKLMDVDLTVREDTQRLRPANSEVMRLVADASRLRAATDWAPAHSLEAGLEKTIAFFRDPANLARYKTDLYNV, encoded by the coding sequence ATGACCACCGTCGCAGTCACCGGGGCCGAAGGATTCATCGGCTCCCACCTGGTCGAACACCTGGTCGCCCACGGGCACCGGGTGCGGGCCATGGTCCAGTACAACTCCTTCTCCTCCTTCGGGTGGTTGGAGACGCTGGAGGCCGACACCCTCGACTCCGTGGACATCGTGCTAGGCGACGTGCGCGACCCGGGATCGGTGAACGGCCTGGTCAAGGGGGTCGAGGCGGTCTACCACCTGGCCGCGCTGATCGCGATCCCGTACTCCTACCAGGCCCCGCACTCCTACATCGACACCAACGTCACCGGCACCCTCAACGTGCTGGAGGCGGTGCGCCACCTGGACGTCCCGCGTCTGGTGCACACCTCCACCAGCGAGACCTACGGCACGGCGCAGACGGTCCCGATCACCGAGGACCACCCGATCAACACCCAGTCGCCGTACGCGGCCTCGAAGGCGGGCGGGGACCGGCTGGCGGACAGCTACCACGCCAGCTTCGACACCCCCGTGGTGACCCTGCGGCCGTTCAACACCTTCGGCCCGCGCCAGTCGATGCGGGCCGTGATCCCCACCGTGATCGCCCAGATCGCGGCCGGGACCCGGGAGATCACCCTCGGCGACCTGCGGCCCACCCGGGACTTCATGTTCGTCAAGGACACCGCCGCCGCCTTCCACGCGGTCGGCACCGCGCCCGCCGAGACCGTGGTCGGGCGCACCTTCAACGCCGGTACCGGTGGCGAGATCTCCGTCGGCGACCTGGTCACCCTGGTCGGCAAGCTGATGGACGTCGACCTGACGGTCCGCGAGGACACCCAGCGGCTGCGTCCGGCCAACTCCGAGGTGATGCGCCTGGTCGCCGACGCGAGCCGGCTGCGCGCCGCCACCGACTGGGCGCCCGCACACTCGCTGGAGGCCGGTCTGGAGAAGACCATCGCGTTCTTCCGCGACCCGGCCAACCTGGCCCGCTACAAGACCGACCTGTACAACGTGTGA
- the pelF gene encoding GT4 family glycosyltransferase PelF, translated as MRVTLLTEGTYPHAHGGVSVWCDQLVQGMPDVEFDIIAVTGSGTEELAWELPPQVRSVTTAPLWGPADQGKPPRGRELRRFLDAYERFLHSLLDPVYDTHFGTELYGFADFARRGLLSPALRSEGALRTLQGVWTRPYLPTAAATPTLHDALHATDLLEHALRPLAAEPPQTGVAHAVSGGLAALPGLIAAQQYAVPFLLTEHGIYLRERYLGYRTGPYRWPVKALLLGFYRMLAEESYSRAALVTPGNRYNRRWEERGGTPSENIRTVYNGVDPELFPAAGPEPEVPTLSWAGRVDPIKDLETLIRAFAIVRAELPDARLRLFGGTARGAEGYRDGCVALAQELGLGDSVVFEGRVELIQDAYAAGNVVMLSSISEGFPFTLIEAMSSGRATVSTDVGGVREAVGDTGLVVPPREPEPMARAALELLRDPVRRAGMGEAARLRVIEQFTLRQNIDGFRSIYTELLGEKPGLTVVQDADEEGAA; from the coding sequence ATGCGCGTCACCTTGCTTACCGAGGGGACGTACCCGCACGCACACGGCGGCGTCAGTGTCTGGTGCGACCAGTTGGTCCAGGGCATGCCCGATGTCGAGTTCGACATCATCGCGGTGACCGGCAGCGGCACCGAGGAGCTCGCCTGGGAACTGCCGCCCCAGGTCCGCAGTGTCACCACCGCACCGCTCTGGGGCCCCGCCGACCAGGGCAAGCCGCCGCGCGGCCGCGAGCTGCGCCGTTTCCTGGACGCCTACGAGCGATTCCTGCACTCCCTGCTCGACCCCGTCTACGACACCCACTTCGGCACCGAGCTCTACGGCTTCGCCGACTTCGCCCGCCGCGGACTGCTCAGCCCCGCGCTGCGCAGCGAGGGCGCGCTGCGCACCCTGCAGGGGGTGTGGACCCGGCCCTACCTGCCCACCGCGGCCGCGACCCCCACCCTGCACGACGCACTGCACGCCACCGACCTGCTCGAGCACGCGCTGCGCCCGCTGGCCGCCGAACCGCCTCAGACCGGCGTGGCCCACGCGGTCAGCGGCGGCCTCGCCGCGCTGCCCGGGCTGATAGCCGCCCAGCAGTACGCGGTGCCGTTCCTGCTCACCGAGCACGGCATCTACCTGCGCGAGCGCTACCTCGGCTACCGCACCGGACCGTACCGCTGGCCGGTGAAGGCCCTGCTGCTCGGCTTCTACCGGATGCTGGCCGAGGAGAGCTACTCGCGCGCGGCGCTGGTCACCCCCGGCAACCGGTACAACCGGCGCTGGGAGGAGCGCGGCGGCACCCCCTCGGAGAACATCCGCACCGTCTACAACGGGGTCGACCCCGAACTCTTCCCCGCGGCCGGCCCCGAGCCCGAGGTACCCACCCTGAGCTGGGCCGGGCGGGTCGACCCGATCAAGGACCTGGAGACCCTGATCCGCGCCTTCGCGATCGTCCGGGCCGAACTGCCGGACGCCCGACTGCGGTTGTTCGGCGGCACGGCGCGCGGCGCCGAGGGCTACCGGGACGGCTGCGTGGCGCTGGCCCAGGAGCTGGGGCTGGGCGACTCGGTGGTCTTCGAGGGCCGGGTCGAGCTGATCCAGGACGCGTACGCGGCCGGCAACGTGGTGATGCTCAGCAGCATCAGCGAGGGCTTCCCGTTCACCCTGATCGAGGCGATGAGCTCGGGGCGGGCCACCGTCTCCACCGACGTCGGCGGGGTGCGCGAGGCGGTCGGCGACACCGGTCTGGTGGTGCCGCCGCGCGAGCCCGAGCCGATGGCCCGGGCGGCGCTGGAGCTGCTGCGCGACCCGGTCCGCCGGGCGGGCATGGGCGAGGCGGCCCGGCTGCGGGTGATCGAGCAGTTCACGCTCCGCCAGAACATCGACGGCTTCCGGTCGATCTACACCGAGCTGCTCGGCGAGAAGCCCGGCCTCACGGTGGTCCAGGACGCCGACGAAGAGGGTGCCGCATGA
- a CDS encoding tyrosine-protein phosphatase: MTEQPEQPTTAAAELAARSLGLAGAVNARDLGGYRTVDGRVLRTGVALRSDGLNRLTEADRAPFAALGIRHVVDLRSLDEVREAGPDKVPGLPVADISAVELSAEPLSVSAPGPDGITLHHLPVFAADFDIYVALRDALADRDPVKQQALLGDGRAAQMMVGLYRWFVTDPVARERFATVLRLLAAPDSPPVLFHCTAGKDRTGWTAALVLTALGVDRATVFEDYLLTNVRSGALVETIVDSFYTRGLMRDPSLLLPLFRADAAYLEAAFAEVEAGWSGFEEFWRSGLGLDDTVLAGLRKNLLGD, from the coding sequence GTGACCGAGCAGCCTGAGCAGCCCACCACGGCAGCGGCCGAGCTGGCCGCCCGCAGCCTGGGCCTGGCGGGCGCGGTCAACGCCCGTGACCTCGGTGGCTACCGAACCGTCGACGGGCGGGTGCTGCGCACCGGCGTCGCCCTGCGCAGCGACGGCCTCAACCGCCTCACCGAGGCGGACCGGGCCCCGTTCGCCGCCCTCGGCATCCGCCATGTCGTCGACCTGCGCAGCCTGGACGAGGTCCGCGAGGCCGGTCCGGACAAGGTGCCCGGCCTGCCGGTGGCCGACATCTCGGCCGTCGAGCTGTCCGCCGAGCCGCTCAGCGTCAGCGCGCCCGGCCCCGACGGCATCACCCTGCACCACCTGCCGGTCTTCGCCGCCGACTTCGACATCTATGTCGCGCTGCGCGACGCGCTCGCCGACCGCGACCCGGTCAAGCAGCAGGCCCTGCTCGGTGACGGGCGGGCCGCGCAGATGATGGTCGGGCTCTACCGCTGGTTCGTCACCGACCCGGTGGCCCGCGAGCGGTTCGCCACCGTGCTGCGCCTGCTGGCGGCGCCGGACTCGCCGCCGGTGCTCTTCCACTGCACGGCCGGCAAGGACCGCACCGGCTGGACGGCGGCCCTGGTGCTCACGGCGCTCGGCGTGGACCGGGCGACCGTCTTCGAGGACTACCTGCTGACCAACGTCCGCTCCGGCGCCCTGGTCGAGACCATCGTGGACAGCTTCTACACCCGCGGTCTGATGCGCGACCCCTCGCTGCTGCTGCCGCTGTTCCGGGCCGACGCCGCCTACCTGGAGGCCGCCTTCGCCGAGGTCGAGGCCGGCTGGTCGGGCTTCGAGGAGTTCTGGCGGTCCGGCCTGGGTCTGGACGACACCGTGCTGGCCGGACTGCGCAAGAACCTGCTGGGCGACTGA
- a CDS encoding RNA polymerase sigma factor SigF: MSAELGSAEIHGGTAVVEQAPAAGPGPVPVVETAVQTGPAASPALDTRTLSRSLFRRLATVTPGSAEHSYVRDTLIELNLPLVRYASARFRSRNEPMEDIVQVGTIGLIKAIDRFDPDRGVEFPTFAMPTVVGEIKRFFRDTSWSVRVPRRLQELRLALTKAGDELAQRLDRSPTVAELAACLGVSEEDVVEGLAVGNAYTASSLDSAPGEEDGDGPLAERLGYEDLALEGVEYRESLKPLLAKLPPRERRIIMLRFFGNLTQSQIGEEIGISQMHVSRLLTKTLTQLREGLTSEY; this comes from the coding sequence ATGTCCGCAGAGCTGGGCAGCGCAGAGATCCACGGTGGTACGGCGGTCGTCGAGCAGGCGCCCGCGGCCGGACCCGGGCCGGTGCCGGTAGTCGAGACCGCGGTCCAGACCGGTCCGGCGGCCTCGCCGGCGCTGGACACCCGCACCCTGTCCCGTTCGCTGTTCCGCCGGCTGGCCACCGTGACGCCGGGCAGCGCCGAGCACAGCTACGTCCGGGACACCCTGATCGAGCTGAACCTGCCGCTGGTGCGCTACGCCTCGGCCCGGTTCCGCAGCCGCAACGAGCCGATGGAGGACATCGTCCAGGTCGGCACCATCGGGCTGATCAAGGCGATCGACCGGTTCGACCCGGACCGCGGGGTGGAGTTCCCGACCTTCGCGATGCCCACCGTGGTCGGCGAGATCAAGCGCTTCTTCCGGGACACCAGCTGGTCGGTGCGGGTGCCGCGGCGGCTGCAGGAACTGCGGCTGGCGCTGACCAAGGCGGGCGACGAGCTCGCCCAGCGGCTGGACCGCTCCCCCACCGTCGCCGAGCTGGCCGCCTGCCTGGGCGTCAGCGAGGAGGACGTGGTCGAGGGCCTGGCCGTCGGCAACGCCTACACCGCCAGCTCGCTGGACTCGGCCCCGGGCGAGGAGGACGGCGACGGGCCGCTGGCCGAGCGGCTGGGCTACGAGGACCTGGCGCTGGAGGGCGTGGAGTACCGCGAGTCGCTCAAGCCGCTGCTGGCCAAGCTGCCGCCCCGGGAGCGCCGGATCATCATGCTGCGGTTCTTCGGCAACCTGACCCAGTCGCAGATCGGCGAGGAGATCGGCATCTCGCAGATGCACGTCTCGCGACTGCTGACCAAGACCCTCACCCAGCTGCGCGAGGGCCTGACCAGCGAGTACTGA
- a CDS encoding RNA polymerase sigma factor SigF, whose translation MTVDSVESAESAEPAELVELVETAGPIDVRTLTRVLFERLAELPPQAPEREQVRAALIEVNIPLVRYAATRFRSRNEPMEDVVQVGTIGLINAIDRFDPDRGVQFPTYALPTILGEIKRYFRDNVRTMHVPRRLQELWVQVSGAMEELTVTHGRTPKVPEIAANLRIPEEDVRACLDAGRAYNAASLEAAQEHEGGLALLDRLGYEDSALTDVEHRDMVRHLLVQLPERERRIVILRFFANLTQSQISNELGMSQMHVSRLLSRILTRLRTGNSWDE comes from the coding sequence GTGACCGTGGATTCAGTGGAGTCCGCCGAGAGCGCGGAGCCTGCGGAGCTCGTCGAGCTCGTGGAGACCGCCGGCCCGATCGACGTGCGCACCCTCACCCGGGTGCTCTTCGAGCGGCTCGCCGAACTCCCCCCGCAGGCCCCCGAGCGCGAGCAGGTGCGGGCCGCGCTGATCGAGGTCAACATCCCGCTGGTGCGCTACGCGGCCACCCGCTTCCGCAGCCGCAACGAGCCGATGGAGGACGTGGTCCAGGTCGGCACCATCGGCCTGATCAACGCCATCGACCGGTTCGACCCGGACCGCGGCGTGCAGTTCCCCACCTATGCGCTGCCGACCATCCTGGGGGAGATCAAACGTTACTTCCGGGACAATGTGCGCACCATGCACGTGCCGCGCCGACTGCAGGAGCTCTGGGTCCAGGTCAGCGGCGCGATGGAGGAGCTGACGGTCACTCACGGCCGCACCCCCAAGGTGCCCGAGATCGCCGCCAACCTGCGGATCCCCGAGGAGGACGTGCGGGCCTGCCTGGACGCCGGCCGCGCCTACAACGCCGCCTCGCTGGAGGCCGCCCAGGAGCACGAGGGCGGGCTGGCCCTGCTGGACCGGCTCGGCTACGAGGACTCCGCGCTGACCGACGTGGAGCACCGCGACATGGTGCGCCACCTGCTGGTGCAGTTGCCCGAGCGGGAGCGCCGGATCGTCATACTGCGCTTCTTCGCCAACCTGACGCAGTCCCAGATTTCCAACGAGCTGGGAATGTCTCAAATGCACGTGTCCCGGCTGTTGTCGAGGATCTTGACCAGGCTTCGCACCGGAAACTCCTGGGACGAGTGA
- a CDS encoding Dabb family protein — MIRHLVLFKLNEGISKDDERALAAHKAFEGLDQQIPELLEWQHGWNVSPREVAYDYALNSLVADQNALQAYATHPDHVAAAHQWREIATLVVADFEV, encoded by the coding sequence GTGATCCGCCACCTGGTTCTGTTCAAGCTCAACGAAGGCATCAGCAAGGACGACGAGCGGGCGCTCGCCGCCCACAAGGCCTTCGAGGGGCTCGACCAGCAGATCCCCGAGCTGCTGGAGTGGCAGCACGGCTGGAACGTCAGCCCGCGCGAGGTCGCGTACGACTATGCGCTCAACAGCCTGGTCGCCGACCAGAACGCCCTGCAGGCCTACGCCACCCATCCGGACCACGTGGCCGCCGCCCACCAGTGGCGGGAGATCGCCACTCTGGTGGTCGCCGACTTCGAGGTCTGA